In Urechidicola croceus, a single window of DNA contains:
- a CDS encoding type I restriction endonuclease subunit R, with protein MTKLFEDDIEQLLIEELEGLGYYYVYGPEIAHDGEFPERENYSDVVLHNRLKEAILQLNPSIPEEAREDAFKQVLRISSPDLLVNNEAFHKMLTEGVKVSYRKDGVSRGDLVWLVDFDNAENNEFVVANQFTVIEDNHTKRPDVILFINGLPLVVIELKNAVDENATVKSAFKQLQTYKATIPSLFTYNSLCIISDGLEAKSGSLSAGFSRFMSWKTKDGETLASHLDSEIEVLAQGQLNKKTLIDIIRYFIVFEKSKKEDLKTGITTIDTVKKVAAYHQYYAVNKAVESSKIAAAVDGDRKGGVVWHTQGSGKSLSMVFYTGKIVQALNNPTILVITDRNDLDDQLFDTFASATQLLRQKPVQATDRQHIKELLKVASGGVIFTTIQKFQPDEGNVYETLTDRKNVIVIADEAHRTQYGFKAKTVDVKDEDGNVIGKRIVYGFAKYMRDALPSATYLGFTGTPIEGTDVNTPAVFGSYVDIYDIAQAVDDGATVRIYYESRLAKVNLSEEGKKLVEQLDEDLANEELSETQKAKAKWTQLEALIGSENRIGNIAQDIVSHFIARQNVFEGKGMIVGMSRRIAAELYHQIISIRPDWHHKDLDKGVIKVVMTAASSDGPKMALHHTTKEQRRALAERMKDPNDELKLVIVRDMWLTGFDAPSMHTLYIDKPMKGHNLMQAIARVNRVYKDKPGGLVVDYLGIASDLKKALAFYSDSGGKGDPTIAQEQAVSLMLEKIEVVSQMFLEKPERGYSKALQNLVNEPSAPYIGKDRGLLYEEYFTADTKTKLKIILIAEEHILSIEDGKKRFVNEVTALSKAFAIAVPHDEAMDVKDEVSFFQAVKARLSKFDTTGIGRTDEDLETAIRQVIDEALVSDKVIDVFDAAGIKKPDISILSEEFLMEIKGMEHQNVALETLKKLLNEEIKTRSKTNLIQSKSLMEMLENSIKKYQNKVLSAAEVIQELIELAKQIKDADKRGDSLGLTDYELAFYDAISQNQSAKDVLGDEILRELAVYLVETVKNNTTIDWTIKESVKAKLKVMVKRALRKFGYPPDLQKLATDTVLKQAELLADFWN; from the coding sequence ATGACAAAACTATTTGAAGACGACATAGAGCAATTACTAATAGAAGAGTTAGAAGGTTTAGGGTACTATTATGTATATGGTCCAGAAATAGCACACGATGGCGAATTTCCTGAAAGAGAAAATTATAGCGATGTAGTATTACATAATCGTTTAAAAGAAGCTATTCTACAACTCAATCCATCTATTCCAGAAGAAGCAAGAGAGGATGCTTTTAAACAAGTATTGCGTATTAGCTCACCAGACCTTTTAGTAAATAATGAAGCGTTTCATAAAATGCTTACTGAAGGTGTAAAAGTGTCTTATAGAAAAGATGGTGTTTCTCGTGGTGATTTAGTATGGTTGGTAGATTTTGATAATGCAGAAAATAATGAATTTGTAGTTGCAAATCAATTTACTGTAATAGAAGATAATCATACAAAAAGACCAGATGTTATTCTTTTTATTAATGGTTTACCATTGGTGGTTATAGAATTAAAAAATGCAGTAGATGAAAATGCAACAGTAAAATCAGCTTTCAAACAGTTACAAACCTATAAAGCAACAATACCAAGTCTATTTACATACAACAGTCTTTGTATTATTTCAGATGGTTTAGAGGCAAAATCAGGTTCATTATCAGCAGGTTTTTCTCGTTTTATGAGTTGGAAAACAAAAGATGGTGAAACGTTGGCTTCGCATTTAGATTCTGAAATTGAAGTGTTAGCACAAGGACAACTAAACAAAAAAACACTAATAGATATTATTAGGTATTTCATTGTATTTGAAAAATCTAAAAAGGAAGATTTAAAAACAGGTATTACAACTATTGATACGGTTAAAAAGGTAGCAGCTTATCATCAATATTACGCAGTTAATAAAGCAGTAGAAAGTAGTAAAATAGCTGCTGCAGTAGATGGAGATAGAAAAGGTGGTGTGGTATGGCATACGCAAGGTTCTGGTAAATCTTTATCAATGGTTTTCTATACAGGTAAAATTGTACAAGCACTTAATAATCCAACAATATTAGTAATTACAGATAGAAATGATTTAGACGATCAATTATTTGACACCTTTGCTTCTGCAACGCAATTATTAAGACAAAAACCAGTACAAGCAACCGATAGACAGCATATAAAGGAATTATTAAAAGTAGCTTCTGGAGGTGTGATATTTACCACTATACAAAAATTTCAACCAGATGAAGGAAATGTATATGAAACCTTAACAGACAGAAAGAATGTAATTGTTATTGCAGATGAAGCACATAGAACACAATATGGTTTTAAAGCAAAAACAGTAGATGTTAAAGATGAAGATGGCAATGTAATAGGTAAACGTATTGTATATGGTTTTGCAAAGTATATGCGTGATGCATTACCAAGTGCAACATATTTAGGTTTTACAGGAACACCAATTGAAGGAACAGATGTTAATACACCAGCAGTTTTTGGTAGTTATGTAGATATTTATGATATAGCCCAAGCAGTAGATGATGGTGCTACAGTTCGTATTTATTATGAGAGTAGATTAGCAAAAGTTAATTTAAGTGAAGAAGGTAAAAAGTTAGTAGAGCAGTTAGATGAAGATTTAGCAAATGAAGAATTATCCGAAACTCAAAAAGCAAAAGCTAAGTGGACACAGTTAGAAGCCTTAATTGGTAGCGAGAATAGAATTGGAAACATAGCTCAGGATATTGTTTCTCACTTTATTGCAAGACAAAATGTTTTTGAAGGTAAAGGAATGATTGTAGGAATGTCTCGTAGAATTGCTGCTGAGTTATACCATCAAATTATTAGTATTAGACCAGATTGGCATCATAAAGATTTAGATAAAGGAGTAATAAAAGTAGTAATGACAGCTGCATCTTCTGATGGTCCAAAAATGGCGTTACACCATACAACTAAAGAACAACGTAGAGCATTAGCCGAACGTATGAAAGACCCTAATGATGAATTAAAGTTAGTAATTGTTAGAGATATGTGGTTAACAGGTTTTGATGCACCTTCAATGCATACTTTGTATATAGATAAACCTATGAAAGGTCATAATCTAATGCAGGCAATAGCAAGGGTAAATAGAGTTTATAAAGATAAACCAGGTGGTTTAGTAGTAGATTATTTAGGTATTGCATCAGACCTTAAAAAGGCATTAGCATTTTATAGTGATAGTGGTGGTAAAGGAGACCCAACAATCGCACAAGAACAGGCTGTTAGTTTAATGTTAGAGAAAATAGAAGTAGTATCTCAGATGTTTTTAGAAAAACCAGAAAGAGGCTATTCTAAGGCATTACAAAATTTAGTAAATGAACCATCTGCACCATACATTGGTAAGGATAGAGGATTGCTTTATGAAGAATATTTTACTGCTGATACTAAAACTAAGTTGAAAATTATATTAATTGCAGAAGAGCATATTCTAAGTATTGAAGATGGTAAAAAGCGTTTTGTAAACGAAGTAACAGCATTGTCTAAAGCATTTGCAATAGCAGTACCACACGATGAAGCTATGGATGTAAAAGATGAGGTGTCATTTTTCCAAGCAGTTAAAGCAAGATTATCAAAATTTGATACTACAGGTATAGGTAGAACAGATGAAGATTTAGAAACAGCAATACGTCAAGTTATAGATGAAGCATTAGTATCAGACAAAGTAATTGATGTGTTTGATGCAGCAGGTATTAAAAAACCAGACATATCTATTTTATCAGAAGAGTTTTTGATGGAAATTAAAGGTATGGAGCATCAAAACGTAGCATTAGAAACGTTGAAGAAATTGCTAAATGAAGAGATAAAAACAAGAAGTAAAACAAACTTGATACAAAGTAAGTCTCTTATGGAAATGCTTGAAAATTCTATTAAGAAGTATCAAAACAAAGTACTTTCTGCTGCTGAGGTTATTCAAGAGCTTATAGAATTAGCAAAACAAATAAAAGATGCTGATAAGCGTGGAGATAGTTTAGGTTTAACAGATTATGAATTGGCGTTTTATGATGCTATTTCTCAAAATCAGAGTGCAAAAGATGTATTAGGTGATGAAATATTAAGAGAGCTTGCTGTATACTTGGTAGAAACGGTTAAAAATAATACAACTATAGATTGGACAATAAAAGAAAGTGTAAAAGCAAAATTAAAGGTAATGGTAAAGCGTGCGCTTAGAAAATTTGGTTATCCACCAGACTTACAAAAATTGGCAACGGATACAGTTTTAAAGCAAGCGGAACTTTTAGCAGATTTTTGGAATTAA
- a CDS encoding nucleotidyltransferase substrate binding protein produces the protein MSKEDIRWEQRFSNYVKAFSKLDQAVTKIKEDFEIDDEGNIDDDEFLDDIIKEGLIQRFEYTHELAWNVMKDYAAYQGNPDVGGSRDAVREAFQLQLIAEGKIWMEMIKSRNKTSHTYNEETANEIFKDIVYLYHAEFKAFLNTMEEKRSGEQEKLFEEE, from the coding sequence ATGAGTAAAGAAGATATAAGATGGGAACAACGCTTTTCTAATTATGTAAAAGCATTTAGTAAGTTAGATCAAGCAGTTACTAAAATTAAAGAAGATTTTGAAATTGATGATGAAGGTAATATTGATGATGATGAATTTTTAGACGACATCATTAAAGAAGGGTTAATTCAGCGTTTTGAGTATACACACGAGCTTGCTTGGAATGTTATGAAAGATTATGCAGCATATCAAGGTAATCCAGATGTTGGTGGTTCAAGAGATGCAGTAAGAGAGGCTTTTCAGTTACAATTAATTGCAGAAGGTAAGATATGGATGGAAATGATTAAAAGTCGAAATAAAACGTCTCATACTTATAACGAAGAAACTGCTAACGAAATATTTAAAGATATTGTTTACTTGTATCACGCAGAGTTTAAAGCATTTTTAAATACAATGGAAGAAAAACGAAGTGGTGAGCAAGAAAAACTTTTTGAAGAAGAATAA
- a CDS encoding STAS-like domain-containing protein — protein sequence MEIKFGHIGNSLGTRVLGKKFRLDIENALKNDEFVTFNFEGVRMISHSFSDECFAKLIEVVELKDLKKNSTFVNTNDIIKKTVSFTLKERMTKLYTA from the coding sequence ATGGAAATTAAGTTTGGGCATATAGGAAATAGCTTAGGAACAAGAGTTTTAGGCAAGAAATTTCGTTTAGACATAGAAAATGCTCTAAAGAACGATGAGTTTGTTACGTTTAATTTTGAAGGTGTAAGAATGATTTCTCATTCATTCTCTGATGAATGTTTTGCAAAACTTATTGAAGTAGTTGAGTTAAAAGATTTAAAGAAGAATTCAACTTTTGTCAACACTAATGATATAATAAAAAAAACAGTTTCTTTTACTCTTAAAGAGCGTATGACAAAACTTTATACAGCCTAA
- a CDS encoding DUF262 domain-containing protein translates to MAIEVAGKQITTNKIAIKEVFAEDMWFNIPDYQRPYVWGEDQISTLLDDIAHAAVNTPKSQYFLGSLVLHCQDKEHDETAYIENAVLDGQQRLTTLYLLHAVIRDKTNNSSRKGSCEKVIFQEGNPDDGIPERMRVEFAIRSEVAKFVDKYIKPKEATLQTEDLKQLATNSKDVSIRNMSNAILIMQKWIEDENNTEVNILFPYLRKNVVLVYVASGELEDAFRLFTVLNDRGIKLRNSDILKAYNLKEVSTPVKRAEYAKFWEELEGELGEDFDQFLSYIRTILVKEKARYNLLKEFEDSIYAPKVFNQSTKKYENATPLLTKGDATFDLVESYKEHFDKVFDGSNIVNTGSWAFDNLVSVMQDTALSDIWIPSLLVYRKNFGDTKIYEFLKLLDNKFSGDWVARETPTTRIEAMNTVLKKIEEVTKLDVDINTKIDTLFQSTVFKFNIVEFLNQLENSTIYGRRFARYMLRKVDFLLDAPLYSERRNSYGQMTVEHVLPQTPKDDSQWNKDFTEEEKEEWTHKLGNLVLISRRKNSGQGRLDFSDKKTKYFTNSIETFPNSIRIMQKPQWTITELKENHNQLIGIIKAHYNI, encoded by the coding sequence ATGGCAATAGAAGTAGCAGGAAAACAAATTACCACAAATAAAATAGCAATAAAAGAAGTCTTTGCAGAAGATATGTGGTTTAATATACCAGATTACCAAAGACCTTATGTTTGGGGAGAAGATCAAATATCTACACTCTTAGATGATATTGCACACGCAGCAGTAAATACACCAAAGAGTCAATATTTTTTAGGCTCGTTAGTACTGCATTGCCAAGACAAAGAACACGATGAAACTGCCTATATAGAAAATGCTGTATTAGATGGGCAACAACGTTTAACTACGTTATACCTATTGCACGCAGTAATTAGAGATAAAACAAACAATAGTTCACGTAAAGGGTCTTGTGAGAAAGTTATTTTTCAAGAGGGCAATCCAGACGATGGTATCCCAGAGCGTATGCGTGTAGAGTTTGCAATACGTTCAGAAGTTGCAAAATTTGTAGATAAATATATTAAGCCTAAAGAAGCCACATTACAAACGGAAGATTTAAAACAACTCGCTACAAACTCAAAAGATGTATCTATTCGCAATATGTCTAACGCCATATTGATAATGCAAAAATGGATAGAAGATGAAAATAACACAGAAGTAAATATATTATTCCCTTATCTACGTAAGAATGTAGTATTAGTATATGTAGCAAGTGGTGAGTTAGAAGATGCCTTTAGGTTATTTACAGTTTTAAATGATAGAGGTATCAAACTTAGAAATAGCGATATTCTTAAAGCATATAATCTTAAAGAAGTTAGTACACCTGTTAAACGAGCAGAGTATGCTAAGTTTTGGGAAGAGTTAGAAGGAGAGTTAGGAGAAGATTTTGACCAATTTTTATCTTATATACGTACTATTTTAGTAAAAGAAAAAGCACGTTATAATTTACTTAAAGAGTTTGAAGATAGCATTTATGCACCCAAGGTATTTAATCAAAGTACAAAGAAATATGAGAATGCCACACCTTTACTTACTAAAGGAGATGCAACCTTCGATTTAGTAGAGAGTTACAAGGAACATTTTGACAAAGTGTTTGATGGTAGTAATATAGTAAATACAGGTAGTTGGGCATTTGATAACCTTGTTAGTGTAATGCAAGATACTGCATTGTCAGATATTTGGATACCATCATTATTAGTGTATCGTAAGAATTTTGGAGATACTAAAATTTATGAATTTTTAAAATTATTAGATAATAAATTTTCTGGTGACTGGGTAGCAAGAGAAACGCCAACTACAAGAATAGAAGCAATGAATACTGTCTTAAAAAAGATAGAAGAAGTAACAAAACTTGATGTAGATATAAATACTAAAATTGATACACTTTTTCAATCAACAGTTTTTAAATTTAATATAGTAGAGTTTTTAAATCAATTAGAAAATAGCACCATTTATGGAAGACGTTTTGCACGTTATATGCTACGTAAAGTCGACTTTTTATTAGATGCACCTTTGTATTCAGAAAGAAGAAATTCTTATGGTCAAATGACCGTAGAACACGTACTACCTCAAACACCAAAAGACGATAGTCAATGGAATAAAGATTTTACAGAAGAAGAAAAAGAAGAATGGACACATAAATTAGGGAATCTTGTACTCATTAGTAGACGTAAAAATTCAGGTCAAGGTAGGTTAGACTTTAGTGATAAGAAAACAAAGTATTTTACAAACAGTATTGAGACCTTTCCTAATTCTATTAGAATTATGCAAAAACCACAATGGACAATTACAGAGTTAAAAGAAAATCATAATCAGCTTATCGGTATTATCAAAGCGCATTACAACATATAA
- a CDS encoding restriction endonuclease subunit S — MYGLEQEDINKINSVLSKYSEVKKAILYGSRAKGNYKPHSDIDITLVGKTLTLSQQFSIETELDDLLLPYKMDISIFHKIENEDLIDHINRVGISFYESKWGEVKLSSIIDIIGGGTPKTRVKEYWNGNIPWLSVVDFNSGRKYVSSTEKTITEKGLKESSTKLLNKGDIIISARGTVGALAMLSLPMAFNQSCYGIKAKDNLTTNDYVFYLLKDTVSNLLQISHGGVFDTITKQTFDEIKINLPPLPEQKAIANTLSSLDNKIDLLHRQNKTLEGLSKALFRQFFVEEINEEWEEESLSSIAYFLNGLACQKFPPKNEIDKLPVLKIKDLKSGISDSSDFASTEVNEKYLVQNGDVIFSWSASLVVKIWDGEDCILNQHLFKVTSERFPKWFYYLWSKYHLDMFIAIAKAHATTMGHIKRGDLDDAMVIIPPPSELAKMSKTFTPLIDKIIANNQQIKQVEKLRDTLLPKLMSGEVRMQL, encoded by the coding sequence ATGTACGGATTAGAACAAGAAGACATAAATAAAATAAACTCGGTTCTTAGTAAATACTCAGAGGTTAAAAAAGCAATACTATATGGTTCAAGAGCTAAGGGTAATTATAAACCACACTCAGATATAGATATAACCTTAGTAGGTAAAACACTTACCTTATCTCAACAATTTTCAATAGAAACAGAGTTAGACGATTTATTGTTGCCTTACAAAATGGATATTTCTATTTTTCATAAAATAGAGAATGAAGATTTAATAGACCATATCAACAGAGTTGGAATTAGTTTTTATGAGAGTAAATGGGGCGAAGTAAAACTATCAAGTATTATAGATATCATAGGTGGGGGTACACCAAAAACAAGAGTGAAAGAATATTGGAACGGTAATATCCCTTGGCTGTCTGTTGTTGATTTTAATTCAGGCAGAAAATATGTTAGTTCAACTGAAAAAACTATTACAGAAAAAGGGTTGAAAGAAAGCAGTACAAAATTATTAAATAAAGGAGATATAATAATTTCAGCAAGAGGTACAGTAGGTGCTTTGGCAATGTTGTCATTACCAATGGCTTTTAATCAGTCTTGTTATGGTATTAAAGCAAAAGATAATCTTACAACAAACGATTATGTATTTTATTTATTAAAAGATACTGTTTCTAATCTGTTACAAATTTCTCACGGTGGTGTATTTGATACAATAACAAAACAGACTTTTGACGAAATAAAAATTAACCTTCCACCACTACCAGAACAAAAAGCAATAGCCAACACCCTAAGCAGTTTAGATAATAAAATAGACTTACTCCACAGGCAAAACAAAACCTTAGAAGGCTTATCAAAAGCTTTGTTTAGACAATTTTTCGTTGAAGAAATAAATGAAGAATGGGAGGAAGAATCATTAAGTTCAATAGCGTATTTTTTAAACGGTTTAGCTTGTCAAAAATTTCCGCCAAAAAATGAAATAGACAAACTACCTGTATTAAAGATTAAAGATTTAAAGTCTGGTATTTCAGATAGTAGTGATTTTGCAAGTACAGAAGTAAATGAAAAATACCTTGTGCAAAATGGAGATGTTATATTTTCTTGGTCAGCTTCATTGGTAGTTAAGATATGGGATGGAGAAGATTGTATTTTAAATCAGCATTTATTTAAAGTAACCTCAGAGCGTTTTCCTAAATGGTTTTATTATTTATGGAGTAAGTATCATTTAGATATGTTTATAGCAATAGCAAAAGCTCACGCTACAACGATGGGGCATATAAAAAGAGGAGATTTAGATGATGCAATGGTAATCATCCCACCACCTTCAGAATTAGCAAAAATGAGTAAAACATTTACACCGCTAATAGATAAGATTATAGCAAATAATCAACAAATAAAACAAGTTGAAAAATTAAGAGATACGCTTTTACCTAAGCTAATGAGTGGTGAAGTAAGAATGCAATTATAA
- a CDS encoding ATP-binding protein: MAHFPIIIDFRKISGHSQIVDALSKSFDAVPNDTVHFTINLNTYSMLYSDHLVLIGSTVNHLRNIGVTVTGNFDDFRSASGQVRYASRVNFFEQIGFAYEEAYVRQNTSGRFTEIKKFDDDSALDIHKEIVTILLKDAINEDMMTVLEYCLWEVIDNTIRHSRSDGTVYNGYGYISCQYFPNKKQVRIIIADNGQGIHKALTTHPNSKYKLLNEVEALDQSVDKGVTNSTGMGFGLWATATLIRENGGKLIIHSGNHSLEIDNNKSVTNTSKWQGAYTYIRVNTDVSVTYDKIFDNDGQKNAFEELKENLLGNLDDLW; encoded by the coding sequence TTGGCACACTTCCCTATTATAATAGATTTTAGAAAAATATCTGGTCATAGTCAAATTGTAGATGCACTATCTAAGTCATTTGATGCTGTTCCAAACGATACTGTTCATTTTACGATTAACTTGAATACTTACTCTATGTTGTATTCAGATCATTTAGTATTAATAGGTAGTACGGTTAATCATTTAAGAAATATTGGTGTAACAGTCACAGGTAATTTTGATGATTTTAGAAGTGCTTCTGGTCAAGTTAGGTATGCAAGTAGAGTGAATTTTTTCGAGCAAATTGGTTTTGCTTATGAAGAAGCTTATGTTAGGCAAAATACGTCTGGTCGTTTTACAGAAATAAAAAAATTTGACGATGATAGCGCATTAGACATTCATAAAGAGATTGTTACAATTTTATTAAAAGATGCAATTAATGAAGATATGATGACTGTTCTTGAATATTGTTTATGGGAAGTTATAGATAATACAATTCGTCACTCACGATCTGATGGTACAGTTTATAATGGATATGGCTATATAAGTTGCCAGTATTTTCCAAATAAAAAGCAAGTAAGGATAATTATTGCTGATAATGGTCAGGGTATTCATAAAGCACTAACAACTCACCCTAATAGTAAATATAAATTATTAAATGAAGTTGAAGCTTTAGATCAAAGTGTAGATAAGGGTGTTACAAATAGTACAGGTATGGGATTTGGTTTATGGGCAACAGCAACTCTTATTAGAGAGAATGGAGGTAAGCTTATTATACACTCAGGAAATCATTCTTTAGAAATAGATAATAATAAAAGCGTTACAAATACTTCAAAATGGCAAGGTGCTTATACGTATATAAGAGTTAATACAGACGTTTCTGTAACCTATGATAAAATCTTTGACAATGATGGTCAAAAAAATGCTTTTGAAGAACTCAAGGAGAATTTATTAGGAAATCTCGATGATCTTTGGTAA
- a CDS encoding pepsin/retropepsin-like aspartic protease family protein produces the protein MARQFLGILFLLIATYNLYASDSDPKIIFHNAEILNENTSRIPFKLIGHLIVVEAELLGEKGNFIIDTGSETLILNEVHFPTKFWQKKKKTTTNGVLSVVDNPVEKSLEVFKLHNLNLKNLKADVINLSHIEKNKKMNLLGIIGYSVLKDYELFIDLHLNQITLNRIDKSGNRIDKRVYLEKITDTIEFKLKKHSIILDCYVGDEKVKFALDTGAEYNQLNKSSKKKILKNFISIRRLFVLGASDKKIEVLVGKLRKVNLENRIYLGPMNTILTNFSKMNDAYGTRLDGVLGYEFLRQNRIIINYKKQKMYFVAHPNLKN, from the coding sequence ATGGCTAGACAGTTTTTGGGCATATTATTTTTATTGATAGCAACATACAACTTGTATGCTTCGGATAGTGATCCAAAAATTATTTTTCATAATGCAGAAATTTTAAATGAAAATACATCTAGAATTCCGTTTAAATTGATAGGACACCTGATAGTTGTTGAAGCAGAATTACTTGGCGAAAAAGGCAACTTTATTATAGATACTGGTTCAGAAACATTAATTTTAAATGAAGTCCATTTTCCTACTAAATTTTGGCAAAAAAAGAAGAAAACAACTACAAACGGTGTTTTGAGCGTTGTTGACAATCCTGTAGAAAAAAGCCTTGAGGTATTTAAATTACACAACTTAAATTTGAAAAATTTGAAGGCTGATGTTATCAATCTTTCACATATTGAAAAAAACAAGAAAATGAATCTGCTCGGTATTATTGGATACAGTGTGTTAAAAGATTATGAACTTTTTATCGATTTACACTTAAATCAGATTACTTTAAACCGAATAGATAAATCTGGAAATCGTATTGATAAAAGAGTTTACCTGGAGAAAATTACCGATACCATAGAATTCAAATTAAAGAAACATAGTATTATTTTAGATTGTTATGTTGGTGACGAAAAAGTTAAATTTGCATTGGATACGGGTGCAGAGTATAATCAACTTAACAAAAGTAGTAAGAAAAAAATATTAAAGAATTTTATTTCTATAAGGCGTTTATTTGTGCTTGGTGCAAGTGATAAGAAAATTGAAGTTTTAGTTGGTAAATTGAGAAAGGTCAATTTAGAGAATCGAATATACTTAGGCCCTATGAACACTATTTTAACTAATTTTAGCAAAATGAATGATGCTTATGGTACAAGACTTGATGGTGTTTTGGGTTACGAATTTTTAAGGCAAAATAGAATTATCATTAATTATAAAAAACAAAAAATGTATTTTGTAGCACATCCAAATTTAAAAAATTGA